One Mobula birostris isolate sMobBir1 chromosome 4, sMobBir1.hap1, whole genome shotgun sequence DNA window includes the following coding sequences:
- the her8.2 gene encoding hairy-related 8.2, with protein MTATTFSSNVEKLSSAKEERKLRKPLIERKRRERINNCLDQLKETVVSAFRLDQSKLEKADILEMTVKHLQNVQNSRMMADTKIGLEAQQRYSAGYIQCMHEVHNLLLTCDWMDKTVGARLLNHLLKSLPRSSDGSRQSSLKTQALNPQTSKSQLPSATQGDIPPAHAASSGAVDPSPRSSPDRHCNRGFKVCSKNIDPFPNPPANMHLLASSSAQQLQEDLALMHNSPIAFSSVWRPW; from the exons ATGACTGCCACGACCTTCAGCAGCAACGTGGAAAAACTCTCAAGTGCCAAAGAAGAGCGCAAG TTAAGAAAACCTCTTATCGAAAGGAAACGCCGAGAGCGGATCAACAACTGTCTAGACCAACTGAAAGAAACAGTCGTCAGCGCCTTTCGCCTCGAT CAATCGAAACTGGAAAAAGCAGATATCCTCGAGATGACAGTGAAACACCTTCAGAATGTTCAAAACAGCAGGATGATGG CTGATACTAAAATAGGACTGGAGGCCCAGCAGCGGTATAGTGCTGGCTACATCCAGTGTATGCATGAAGTGCACAACCTGCTACTGACGTGCGATTGGATGGACAAAACCGTGGGGGCGCGCTTGTTGAACCACTTGCTCAAGTCGCTGCCTCGATCCAGCGATGGTTCACGCCAGTCCAGTCTGAAGACACAAGCCCTTAACCCGCAAACCTCAAAGAGTCAGCTCCCTTCAGCGACCCAGGGGGACATTCCTCCGGCTCATGCCGCATCCTCGGGTGCTGTGGATCCATCTCCTCGCTCATCTCCGGACCGACACTGCAATCGTGGGTTTAAAGTGTGCAGCAAAAATATCGATCCGTTTCCAAATCCTCCTGCAAACATGCACCTACTGGCCAGCTCGTCTGCTCAGCAGCTACAAGAAGATTTGGCCTTAATGCACAATTCGCCGATTGCATTTTCAAGCGTGTGGAGACCCTGGTGA